One Desulfobulbus propionicus DSM 2032 DNA segment encodes these proteins:
- a CDS encoding AsmA family protein, with the protein MRVRSIVKIGAVAIAVLAVVVAGMVIAVKSVSPDRIKKMLTAQVQSATGRALTIAGPLEIRLGLEPSVVASGITLSNPPGSTRPEMVKMERFEFEMALRPLLNRQIVINRLLLNAPDIVIETEAKGPGNLDFSPPDQQGRPAPPAATEQQEGAGASFSVTLREVKISNGVIALHDRTAKTTETVRIHELTLKPDTADPALLALQLLTTAREQKIDLAGTMGDINAILSGAPWPLKLKAAAKAIALNVEGRIDKLAALQGLNFKLTAQGEELGEVLRAAGVSLPELPQTLGPFTVTARVDNAGGRFNLSDLDLQAGRRELLLVEAKGGIKDLAGALAAELAVNLTSDNPAALAKIGGKDMALKGPLTVIARMNGNPTTLNINDFKATLQDLEVTAQGGIAELATLRGLDLKLNAQGKELGEVVRLAGVSKPELPKTLGPFTVAARLGNPDGRFNLADVNVQAGRRELLVVDAKGAIKDLTGALGVDLTVNLTSDNPTTLAKIGGSDLALKGPLQLAGKVSGGDTTWKVSNLKSSLGTSDLAGEVAVQLAKRTKVTGKLNAAAINPADFSPPQAASATKATAKTKGKSSQAKKGDGRLFPADPLPVDALRSVDADLALQVGKLQLDTQQIRDVRLTLQLNGGRLAVKPLRFALAGGTFEGEASLNAAGKTPALSLQLNGRRFEVGQLAANSPISGCKSDLNVNFKGSGDSVRSLMASSSGETRLSVGKGQMRNKAVDWAGGDLLFQVLGALNPFVKSENTTQIECAAVRFVLRDGIATFDKGIAMRTSQMDMVGSGTIDLRTERLDLGFKPRPRGGVGISVSAPLAGLVRVSGTLAKPGMGIDALGTMKTAASVGAGMATGGLSTLGEMLVDKVTADDDPCRTALGQTQSQSGTPKTTPGGTRR; encoded by the coding sequence ATGCGTGTTCGATCAATTGTAAAAATTGGCGCAGTGGCGATAGCCGTGCTGGCCGTGGTGGTGGCGGGCATGGTGATCGCCGTCAAATCCGTCAGCCCCGACCGCATCAAAAAGATGCTGACCGCGCAGGTGCAAAGCGCCACCGGCCGGGCCCTGACCATCGCCGGACCGTTGGAGATTCGCCTGGGTCTGGAGCCGAGCGTGGTGGCTTCGGGAATCACCCTTTCCAATCCGCCCGGTTCGACCCGGCCCGAAATGGTCAAGATGGAACGGTTTGAGTTCGAAATGGCCCTGCGGCCCTTGCTCAATCGGCAAATCGTCATCAACCGGCTGCTCCTCAACGCTCCGGACATTGTCATCGAAACCGAGGCCAAGGGTCCGGGCAACCTAGATTTCAGCCCCCCTGACCAACAAGGCCGGCCCGCGCCTCCAGCCGCCACCGAGCAGCAAGAGGGGGCGGGCGCTTCATTTTCGGTTACCCTTCGGGAGGTCAAAATCAGCAACGGGGTCATCGCCCTCCACGATCGGACAGCCAAAACCACTGAAACCGTGCGCATCCACGAGCTGACCCTCAAGCCGGACACCGCCGATCCCGCCCTGCTGGCGTTGCAGCTGCTGACCACGGCACGCGAGCAGAAGATCGATCTCGCCGGCACCATGGGCGACATCAACGCCATCCTAAGCGGCGCTCCCTGGCCCCTGAAGCTCAAGGCTGCTGCCAAGGCGATCGCCCTGAATGTGGAAGGCCGGATCGACAAGCTGGCGGCTCTCCAAGGACTCAACTTCAAACTGACCGCCCAAGGCGAGGAACTGGGCGAGGTCCTCCGCGCGGCCGGAGTGAGCCTCCCCGAACTGCCGCAAACGCTTGGCCCCTTTACCGTGACCGCCCGTGTCGACAATGCGGGAGGACGGTTCAATCTCAGCGATCTCGATTTGCAGGCGGGTAGGCGCGAATTGCTGCTGGTCGAGGCCAAGGGTGGCATCAAGGATCTGGCCGGCGCCCTGGCGGCGGAACTGGCCGTCAACCTGACCAGCGACAACCCGGCGGCCCTGGCCAAAATCGGCGGCAAGGACATGGCCCTCAAGGGGCCGCTGACCGTGATCGCCCGGATGAACGGCAATCCCACCACCCTGAACATCAACGACTTCAAGGCGACCCTTCAGGATCTGGAGGTGACCGCTCAGGGCGGTATCGCCGAATTGGCGACCCTGCGAGGACTCGACCTCAAGCTGAATGCCCAGGGAAAGGAACTGGGTGAGGTGGTGCGCCTGGCCGGGGTGAGCAAACCCGAACTGCCAAAGACACTGGGACCGTTTACCGTGGCCGCCCGGCTGGGCAATCCGGACGGCCGCTTCAACCTGGCCGATGTCAACGTCCAGGCGGGCAGGCGCGAACTGCTGGTGGTCGATGCCAAGGGCGCGATCAAGGACTTGACCGGGGCCCTGGGCGTGGATCTGACCGTGAATCTGACCAGTGACAATCCCACAACCTTGGCAAAGATCGGCGGCAGCGATCTTGCCCTCAAGGGACCGTTGCAACTTGCCGGCAAGGTCAGCGGCGGCGACACAACCTGGAAGGTGAGCAATCTCAAATCCTCGCTCGGCACCAGCGATCTGGCGGGGGAGGTGGCGGTCCAGTTGGCCAAGCGAACCAAGGTGACCGGCAAACTGAACGCCGCCGCCATCAATCCCGCCGATTTTTCGCCGCCCCAGGCCGCCTCGGCGACCAAGGCAACCGCCAAGACCAAGGGGAAAAGCAGCCAAGCCAAGAAAGGCGACGGTCGTCTATTTCCCGCCGATCCGCTGCCAGTCGATGCCCTGCGGTCAGTGGATGCGGATCTGGCCCTGCAGGTGGGTAAACTGCAGCTCGACACCCAGCAGATTCGTGATGTGCGACTCACCCTGCAGCTGAACGGCGGCCGCCTGGCCGTCAAGCCCCTGCGTTTCGCCCTGGCCGGCGGAACCTTCGAGGGCGAGGCCAGCCTCAACGCCGCTGGCAAGACACCGGCCCTGTCCCTGCAACTCAACGGCCGCCGGTTCGAAGTAGGACAACTGGCCGCCAACAGCCCGATCAGCGGCTGCAAAAGCGATTTAAACGTCAATTTCAAGGGCAGCGGCGACTCGGTGCGCAGCCTGATGGCTTCATCCTCGGGAGAAACACGCCTCAGCGTCGGCAAGGGACAAATGCGCAACAAAGCGGTGGATTGGGCGGGCGGCGATCTGCTCTTTCAGGTGCTGGGCGCCCTCAATCCCTTCGTCAAAAGCGAAAACACCACCCAGATTGAATGTGCTGCCGTCCGGTTCGTCCTGCGTGACGGGATCGCCACCTTCGACAAAGGGATCGCCATGCGCACATCACAGATGGACATGGTCGGCTCCGGCACCATCGACCTGCGTACCGAGCGACTTGACTTGGGATTCAAACCCCGTCCCCGTGGCGGAGTGGGCATCTCGGTATCCGCGCCGCTGGCGGGCTTGGTGCGGGTCAGCGGAACCCTGGCCAAGCCCGGCATGGGGATCGATGCCCTCGGCACCATGAAAACCGCGGCCTCGGTTGGCGCCGGCATGGCCACCGGCGGCCTGTCGACATTGGGCGAGATGCTGGTCGACAAGGTCACAGCCGACGATGACCCCTGTCGGACCGCGCTGGGCCAGACACAGTCCCAGTCTGGCACACCAAAAACGACACCGGGGGGAACACGGCGGTAA
- a CDS encoding pyridoxamine 5'-phosphate oxidase family protein: MKLEQYFATTKGTGVMATCDGKGEVNTAIYSRPHVLGKDEVAFIMLDRRSHANLMENQQACYLFLEEGHAYQGLRLYMSFLDENTDQELIRSMSRRPKRPDEGEQEKKFLVRFRVNKVLNLLGGEQKTLE; encoded by the coding sequence ATGAAACTCGAACAGTATTTCGCCACCACCAAAGGCACAGGGGTCATGGCCACCTGTGACGGCAAGGGTGAAGTGAACACGGCCATTTACTCCAGGCCGCACGTCCTGGGCAAGGACGAGGTCGCCTTCATCATGCTGGATCGGCGCAGCCACGCCAATCTGATGGAAAACCAACAGGCTTGCTATCTCTTCCTCGAGGAGGGGCATGCCTACCAGGGGCTGCGGCTCTACATGAGTTTTCTCGACGAAAACACCGATCAGGAACTCATCCGCTCCATGAGCCGACGGCCCAAGCGGCCGGACGAAGGCGAACAGGAGAAAAAATTCCTGGTTCGCTTCCGGGTGAACAAGGTGCTGAATCTGCTCGGTGGCGAACAAAAGACGCTGGAGTAA
- the mobB gene encoding molybdopterin-guanine dinucleotide biosynthesis protein B has product MPPVIAFIGWHNSGKTTLTRQVVAHLKAKGHAVGVIKSTKECGIAFDRPGTDTALYKQAGADGVALLAPDQLILQGSPPDGDLRILAGALFPDVSIVVAEGFKHAAQVPKIEVRRDKDSPLLRELVEGVVAVATDLPLIEGLCFGLDQSDAIADFIESTLLRGRAATEERLTLSLNDRDLPVPEPVRQRLEALIEPFLPPGGRATLAWHGPCPPPSQE; this is encoded by the coding sequence ATGCCTCCGGTGATCGCGTTTATTGGCTGGCACAATTCAGGAAAGACCACCCTGACTCGACAGGTGGTCGCCCACCTCAAGGCCAAGGGCCATGCGGTCGGGGTCATCAAATCGACCAAGGAATGCGGGATCGCCTTTGATCGTCCCGGCACCGACACGGCCCTGTACAAACAAGCGGGTGCCGACGGGGTGGCCCTGCTGGCCCCGGATCAGTTGATCCTCCAGGGCAGCCCTCCCGACGGTGACCTGCGGATCTTGGCCGGCGCTCTCTTCCCTGATGTCAGCATCGTCGTGGCCGAAGGATTCAAGCATGCCGCCCAGGTACCGAAGATCGAGGTCAGACGGGACAAGGACTCGCCGCTGTTGCGCGAGCTGGTCGAGGGGGTGGTTGCCGTGGCCACCGACCTGCCATTGATTGAGGGGCTGTGCTTTGGCCTGGATCAAAGCGACGCGATCGCCGATTTCATCGAATCGACCCTTCTCCGCGGCCGGGCGGCGACCGAGGAGCGGCTGACCCTTTCCTTAAACGACAGGGATCTGCCCGTGCCGGAACCGGTGCGGCAACGGCTGGAGGCGCTAATTGAGCCGTTTCTTCCTCCCGGCGGTCGCGCAACCCTTGCCTGGCACGGGCCATGCCCTCCACCTTCCCAGGAGTAG
- the corA gene encoding magnesium/cobalt transporter CorA produces MAETLNVPSEKAGLPPGSLVHVGRSPAVAGRVVLISFSEEHFIEQQVASLDDILAHRQPGATLWVHCEGLDIVELLEAIGLHLSVHPLVLEDILNTHQRPKFEEYEDYLFLVMKTLRGDSSLTVGHEQISLLLFADMLFTFRENADDLFGNLRQRLAHPKGRIRSRGADYLAYVVMDAVVDNYFALSDTVEEAIERAEITLLDRPQSTTFVFIQRLKRELVFVRKAITPLREVLLAIQRSENPLIHEKTQLYFRDVFDHTLRVIDTMDSHRDLINGMLDIYLSSVSNRMNEIMKVLTVFATIFIPLTFLVGIYGMNFDHMPELHWKWSYPVLWGLFFLIPAVLLAVFRKKKWL; encoded by the coding sequence ATGGCGGAAACCCTCAATGTTCCTTCGGAAAAGGCTGGCTTGCCTCCTGGCAGCCTAGTGCATGTCGGCAGGTCGCCAGCCGTCGCGGGGCGTGTCGTTTTGATCAGTTTCAGCGAAGAGCATTTTATCGAGCAGCAGGTGGCAAGCCTCGACGACATTCTTGCTCACCGCCAGCCCGGCGCCACCCTCTGGGTGCACTGTGAAGGCCTGGACATTGTCGAACTGCTTGAGGCCATAGGCCTGCATCTCTCGGTCCATCCATTGGTCCTGGAGGATATTCTCAACACTCACCAGCGGCCCAAGTTCGAGGAGTATGAAGACTATCTCTTCCTGGTCATGAAAACCCTGCGCGGCGATTCATCGCTCACAGTCGGTCACGAACAGATATCCCTGCTTCTGTTCGCCGACATGCTCTTTACCTTCAGGGAAAATGCGGACGATTTGTTCGGCAATCTCAGGCAGCGGCTGGCCCACCCCAAGGGACGAATCCGTTCCCGGGGCGCTGATTATCTGGCCTATGTGGTCATGGATGCGGTGGTAGACAACTATTTTGCCCTGTCGGACACCGTGGAAGAGGCCATCGAACGCGCGGAAATCACCTTGCTCGACCGGCCGCAGTCCACAACCTTTGTCTTCATTCAACGGCTGAAACGCGAACTGGTGTTCGTCCGCAAGGCCATCACCCCGCTGCGCGAGGTCCTGCTGGCCATCCAGCGCAGCGAAAATCCCCTGATCCACGAAAAAACCCAGCTCTATTTCCGAGACGTCTTTGATCACACTCTCCGGGTGATCGATACCATGGATTCCCACCGCGATCTGATCAACGGCATGCTCGATATCTATCTCTCCAGCGTCAGCAATCGGATGAACGAGATCATGAAGGTGCTGACCGTGTTTGCCACCATCTTCATCCCCCTGACCTTTCTCGTCGGGATCTACGGCATGAATTTCGACCACATGCCTGAGCTGCACTGGAAATGGTCCTATCCTGTTCTCTGGGGTTTGTTTTTTCTTATCCCCGCTGTGCTGCTGGCCGTGTTCAGAAAGAAAAAGTGGTTGTAA